A section of the Gasterosteus aculeatus chromosome 10, fGasAcu3.hap1.1, whole genome shotgun sequence genome encodes:
- the fhod3a gene encoding FH1/FH2 domain-containing protein 3 isoform X4 — MATFVCRVQFLDDTDPFNSTNFPEPTRPPLYTFREDIPLINQLAGVHRLLKTPHKLDDCTLQLSHNGTYLDLESSLAEQKDELEGFQQDDSGSRGKKHSVILRTQLTVRVHACIEKLYNSNGRDLRRALFSLKQIFQDDKDLVHEFVMAEGLTCLIKVGEEAVQNYQNYILRALGQIMLYVDGMNGVIGHAETIQWLYTLVGSKFRLVVKTTLKLLLVFVEYSESNAPLLIDAITSVETKRGCKPWSNTMEILHEKDGVDTELLVYAMTLINKTLAALPDQDSFYDMVDGLEEQGMETVTQRHLGRKGTDLDLVEQLNIYEMSLQHEDGDDDSQPPPIGRRDRRRVSVGGGDKRCGLERRRSRRASLGRSGQASPCSPASPQRAGLPPFNGQRAEDTSERALSGFLPSIEEECDDGIEEEEEEEETPETESDSDEQEGADTVSKLTTLRHLPTIVHRTTVQSITITSRKEDIKEEEQRNRTEPPPAPAVSPSTPTFSSPLSPPAQPSFLASLLARKRSTVTVPATKEVSPPSRGSCRPTLERLPYMPQSPFHLFSYDLDEEPSPPAAPKPSQESPKAPSPRPALGGLLSSSYRQHQESLAAERERRRVEREERLQRIEREERNKHSRGYVDKMEEARHAREERYKNVERLAAEEYEREHVRVSRTRPDLALTFEPAEAWPSSSRSSTPSSFASQEDAEADLEAETAAAAPYAPSERAEAEESSAEAEEKEATEEEEEEQKEEEAQDEAATEKEEEGEQSEREAEKEEAEEDSGILSDKERQNEEVNEKDNCSASSISSASSTLEREERGSNDNGFKEPEVNDQCSKLLNSKLFMLDMLFSQNKKPSEEEEEEEAEDAEKEKEEGEGEEDKEAQRAAGVQPAGGQESRDDKPEPHRTIRPFVERFGALIKDLGSAPPHPEVAAPEAPPPPPPPPPPPPPKKESDTIWDQLLASPRELRIGDINFTDLTEDDDKDILDAVLMGGCGDHPPPPPPPPCLPRLPPPPPVLGGCPPPPPPIGMMLPPQAPSFGAQMPPPPEQPLFNKKKKTIRLFWSEVRPQDSQYRDYKRRGDTFWSKLEPVKIDTAKLEHLFESKSKEIPVTKKTAADGKRQEVIVLDSKRSNAINIGLTVLPPPRTIKTAILNFDEYALNKEGIEKILTMIPTEEEKQKIQEAQLANPEVPLGSAEQFLLTLSSISELSARLQLWAFKMDYEATQKEVAEPLQDLKEGMEQLEKNKTLRYILSTLLSMGNFLNGTNAKGFEMTYLEKVAEVKDTVHKQSLLHHACSVVVENFPQSTDLYSEIGAITRSAKVDFDQLQENLCQMERRCKASWDHLKVIAKHEMKPQLKQKMSDFLKDCAERIIILKIVHRRIINRFHSFLLFLGHPAYSVRDVSVHRFSKILSEFALEYRTTRDRVLQLKQKRADHRERNKTRGKMIMDVNAPSDDEEESECGRNVSSGCAGGPSGSQEAEPLRGLGHTEDVAEHEHMKAVLRTSLGGGGGGGAGDKEASVVLPGLRTRTRSRPGRGGRSMPARTPPVEDAQVCGDDSADEIMERIVRSATQGPGTRAQPRERRRSRANRKSLRRTLKSGLTPEEALALGLSDSPEPQM; from the exons AAAAGCTGTATAATTCCAATGGACGTGACCTGAGAAGGGCTCTGTTCTCTCTAAAGCAAATCTTCCAG GATGACAAAGATCTGGTCCATGAGTTTGTGATGGCTGAAGGTCTGACGTGTCTCATCAAGGTGGGAGAGGAAGCTGTTCAGAACTACCAGAACTACATATTAAGAG CTCTGGGGCAGATCATGCTGTATGTCGATGGGATGAACGGTGTCATCGGGCACGCTGAGACCATCCAATGGCTGTACACTCTGGTTGGCTCAAAG TTCCGTCTGGTGGTGAAAACCACTCTGAAGCTGCTGTTGGTGTTCGTCGAATACTCCGAGTCCAACGCCCCGCTGCTGATAGACGCCATCACCTCTGTGGAAACCAAGAGAG GGTGCAAGCCATGGTCCAATACGATGGAGATTCTGCATGAGAAGGACGGAGTggacacagagctgctggtctACGCCATGACCCTCATCAATAAG aCGCTTGCAGCGCTGCCCGATCAGGACTCGTTTTACGACATGGTCGATGGTCTGGAGGAACAAGGCATGGAGACAGTGACCCAAAGACATCTGGGGAGGAAAGGCACAGATCTGGACCTGGTTGAGCAGCTCAACATCTATGAG ATGTCCCTACAGCACGAAGATGGTGACGACGACAGCCAGCCTCCCCCGATTGGACGCCGGGACCGCCGGCGAGTCAGCGTCGGGGGCGGCGACAAAAGGTGCGGCCtcgagaggaggcggagccgcAGGGCCTCTCTCGGGCGGTCGGGTCAGGCCTCGCCCTGCAGCCCGGCGTCCCCGCAGAGGGCCGGCCTCCCGCCGTTCAACGGACAGAGAGCCGAGGACACGAGCGAGAG AGCACTGTCAGGGTTCCTTCCGTCCAT agaggaagaatgtGATGATGggatagaggaggaggaggaggaagaggagactccTGAGACTGAGTCTGATTCGGATGAGCAGGAGGGGGCTGATACAGTGTCTAAACTGACCACCCTCAG GCACCTTCCAACCATAGTTCACCGGACGACCGTCCAGTCCATCACCATCACTTCCAGAAAGGAGGATATAAAAGAGGAGGAGCAAAGGAATCGGACTGAACCACCTCCAGCACCCGCCGTCTCTCCGTCTACTCCcaccttctcttctcctctcagccCCCCAGCACAACCCTCCTTCCTGGCAAGCCTGCTGGCCAGGAAGCGGTCCACCGTCACCGTCCCGGCTACCAAGGAGGTCAGCCCGCCATCACGGGGCAGCTGCCGTCCCACCCTCGAACGGCTGCCTTACATGCCTCAGTCGCCCTTCCACCTCTTCTCCTACGACCTCGACGAAGAGCCGTCGCCCCCGGCTGCGCCAAAGCCCAGCCAAGAGTCTCCCAAAGCACCTTCTCCCAG GCCGGCTCTGGGaggtcttctctcctcctcgtaCCGACAACACCAGGAGTCTCTGGCGGCCGAGCGAGAGCGCCGCCgagtggagagagaggagagactgcAGCGcatagagagagaggagaggaacaagCACAG CCGCGGCTACGTGGATAAGATGGAGGAGGCTCGGCATGCGCGGGAGGAGAG GTACAAGAACGTAGAGCGTCTGGCGGCGGAGGAGTACGAGCGGGAGCACGTGCGGGTGTCGAGGACTCGCCCTGACCTCGCCCTGACCTTTGAACCCGCGGAGGCCTGGCCCTCGTCATCGCGCAGCAGCACCCCGTCCTCCTTTGCCTCCCAGGAGGACGCGGAGGCTGACCTCGAAGCCGAAACCGCCGCCGCTGCCCCCTACGCGCCCTCCGAGAGAG CGGAGGCTGAGGAGTCCAGTGCAGAAGCAGAGGAAAAAGAAGccaccgaggaagaggaggaagaacagaaagaggaggaagcacAGGACGAGGCAGccacagagaaggaggaggaaggtgaacAGTCCGAGCGGGAagcggagaaggaggaggcggaggaggacagCGGCATCCTGAGCGACAAAGAGCGGCAGAATGAGGAAGTGAATGAGAAGGACAACTGCTCGGCCTCCAGCATCTCCTCGGCCAGCAGCActctggagagagaggagagggggagcaaTGACAACG GCTTCAAGGAGCCGGAGGTGAACGACCAGTGCAGCAAACTCCTCAACAGCAAGCTCTTCATGCTGGACATGCTGTTCTCCCAGAACAAGAAgcccagcgaggaggaggaggaggaggaagcagaggacgcggagaaggagaaggaggaaggagagggcgAGGAGGACAAAGAAGCCCAGCGGGCCGCCGGTGTGCAACCGGCCGGCGGCCAAGAGAGCAGGGACGACAAGCCGGAGCCCCACCGGACCATCCGGCCGTTCGTCGAGCGCTTCGGCGCGCTGATCAAGGACCTCGGCTCGGCCCCGCCTCACCCGGAGGTGGCGGCCCCcgaggcccctccccctcctcctcctcctccccctccccccccgcccaagAAGGAATCGGACACCATCTGGGACCAGCTCCTGGCCAGCCCTCGAGAGCTGCGCATCGGGGACATCAACTTCACCGACCTGACGGAGGACGACGACAAAGACATTCTGGATGCTGTTCTGATGGGAGGATGCGgcgaccacccccccccgccgccccctccgccgtgcctcccccgcctccctccgcccccgCCCGTGCTCGGCGgctgccccccgcccccgcccccgatTGGGATGATGCTGCCTCCTCAGGCTCCTTCCTTTGGCGCCCAAATGCCTCCTCCCCCGGAGCAGCCGCTCtttaataagaagaagaagacaatcaGGCTGTTCTGGAGCGAG GTGCGTCCGCAAGATTCTCAGTACCGGGACTACAAACGGAGGGGAGACACATTCTGGTCCAAACTGGAACCAGTGAAAATCGACACGGCCAAACTGGAACACCTGTTTGAGTCTAAATCAAAGGAAATACCAGTTACAAAG AAAACGGCAGCAGACGGCAAGCGCCAGGAGGTCATCGTTTTGGACTCCAAGAGGAGCAACGCCATCAACATCGGGCTGACGGTGCTGCCTCCTCCTCGCACGATCAAGACGGCCATCCTCAACTTTGACGAGTACGCCCTCAACAAGGAGGGCATAGAG AAAATCCTGACGATGATCcccacggaggaggagaagcagaagatcCAGGAAGCCCAGCTGGCCAACCCTGAGGTCCCGCTGGGCTCGGCGGAGCAGTTCCTGCTGACTCTGTCCTCCATCAGCGAGCTCTCTGCTCGGCTGCAACTCTGGGCCTTCAAGATGGACTACGAGGCAACGCAGAAG GAAGTTGCAGAGCCGCTGCAGGATCTGAAAGAGGGGATGGAACAGCTGGAGAAGAACAAGACCCTCCGCTACATCCTCTCCACGCTGCTCTCCATGGGGAACTTTCTCAATGGCACAAAC GCTAAGGGCTTCGAGATGACATATTTGGAGAAGGTCGCAGAGGTGAAGGACACGGTTCACAAGCAGTCGCTGCTGCATCACGCCTGCTCCGTGGTGGTGGAGAACTTCCCTCAGAGCACCGACCTCTACTCCGAGATCGGAGCCATCACGCGATCCGCAAAA GTGGATTTCGACCAGCTGCAGGAGAACCTGTGTCAAATGGAGCGCCGCTGCAAGGCATCCTGGGACCACCTGAAGGTGATCGCCAAGCACGAGATGAAGCCCCAGCTGAAGCAGAAGATGTCCGACTTCCTCAAGGACTGCGCTGAGAGGATTATCATCCTGAAGATTGTCCACCGCAGGATCATCAACAG GTTCCATTCGTTCCTGTTGTTCCTCGGTCACCCGGCCTACAGCGTGAGAGACGTCAGCGTCCACCGGTTCAGTAAAATCCTCAGTGAGTTTGCGCTGGAGTACCGCACCACCCGCGACCGCGTGCTTCAGCTGAAACAGAAACGGGCCGACCACCGCGAACGCAACAAGACCCGGGGGAAGATGATCATGGACGTCAACGCCCCT tctgatgatgaagaggagagtgAG TGCGGCCGGAACGTCTCCAGCGGATGCGCCGGCGGCCCGAGCGGCAgccaggaggcggagcctcttCGAGGCCTGGGCCACACCGAGGACGTCGCCGAGCACGAGCACATGAAAGCCGTGCTGAGGACGagcctcggcggcggcggcggcggcggcgccggcgacaaggAGGCCAGCGTGGTGCTGCCGGGGCTTCGGACGCGGACAAGGTCCCGGCCCGGACGGGGAG GTCGCAGCATGCCGGCACGGACTCCGCCTGTGGAGGACGCTCAGGTCTGCGGAGACGACTCTGCGGACGAGATCATGGAGCGGATAGTGCGGTCGGCCACTCAGGGTCCAGGAACCAGAGCCCAgcccagagagaggaggaggtccaGGGCCAACCGCAAGTCAC TGAGGCGGACCCTGAAGAGCGGCCTGACCCCAGAGGAAGCTCTCGCTTTAGGACTTTCCGATTCCCCGGAACCACAAATGTAA
- the fhod3a gene encoding FH1/FH2 domain-containing protein 3 isoform X7 has translation MATFVCRVQFLDDTDPFNSTNFPEPTRPPLYTFREDIPLINQLAGVHRLLKTPHKLDDCTLQLSHNGTYLDLESSLAEQKDELEGFQQDDSGSRGKKHSVILRTQLTVRVHACIEKLYNSNGRDLRRALFSLKQIFQDDKDLVHEFVMAEGLTCLIKVGEEAVQNYQNYILRALGQIMLYVDGMNGVIGHAETIQWLYTLVGSKFRLVVKTTLKLLLVFVEYSESNAPLLIDAITSVETKRGCKPWSNTMEILHEKDGVDTELLVYAMTLINKTLAALPDQDSFYDMVDGLEEQGMETVTQRHLGRKGTDLDLVEQLNIYEMSLQHEDGDDDSQPPPIGRRDRRRVSVGGGDKRCGLERRRSRRASLGRSGQASPCSPASPQRAGLPPFNGQRAEDTSERPALGGLLSSSYRQHQESLAAERERRRVEREERLQRIEREERNKHSRGYVDKMEEARHAREERYKNVERLAAEEYEREHVRVSRTRPDLALTFEPAEAWPSSSRSSTPSSFASQEDAEADLEAETAAAAPYAPSERAEAEESSAEAEEKEATEEEEEEQKEEEAQDEAATEKEEEGEQSEREAEKEEAEEDSGILSDKERQNEEVNEKDNCSASSISSASSTLEREERGSNDNGFKEPEVNDQCSKLLNSKLFMLDMLFSQNKKPSEEEEEEEAEDAEKEKEEGEGEEDKEAQRAAGVQPAGGQESRDDKPEPHRTIRPFVERFGALIKDLGSAPPHPEVAAPEAPPPPPPPPPPPPPKKESDTIWDQLLASPRELRIGDINFTDLTEDDDKDILDAVLMGGCGDHPPPPPPPPCLPRLPPPPPVLGGCPPPPPPIGMMLPPQAPSFGAQMPPPPEQPLFNKKKKTIRLFWSEVRPQDSQYRDYKRRGDTFWSKLEPVKIDTAKLEHLFESKSKEIPVTKKTAADGKRQEVIVLDSKRSNAINIGLTVLPPPRTIKTAILNFDEYALNKEGIEKILTMIPTEEEKQKIQEAQLANPEVPLGSAEQFLLTLSSISELSARLQLWAFKMDYEATQKEVAEPLQDLKEGMEQLEKNKTLRYILSTLLSMGNFLNGTNAKGFEMTYLEKVAEVKDTVHKQSLLHHACSVVVENFPQSTDLYSEIGAITRSAKVDFDQLQENLCQMERRCKASWDHLKVIAKHEMKPQLKQKMSDFLKDCAERIIILKIVHRRIINRFHSFLLFLGHPAYSVRDVSVHRFSKILSEFALEYRTTRDRVLQLKQKRADHRERNKTRGKMIMDVNAPSDDEEESECGRNVSSGCAGGPSGSQEAEPLRGLGHTEDVAEHEHMKAVLRTSLGGGGGGGAGDKEASVVLPGLRTRTRSRPGRGGRSMPARTPPVEDAQVCGDDSADEIMERIVRSATQGPGTRAQPRERRRSRANRKSLRRTLKSGLTPEEALALGLSDSPEPQM, from the exons AAAAGCTGTATAATTCCAATGGACGTGACCTGAGAAGGGCTCTGTTCTCTCTAAAGCAAATCTTCCAG GATGACAAAGATCTGGTCCATGAGTTTGTGATGGCTGAAGGTCTGACGTGTCTCATCAAGGTGGGAGAGGAAGCTGTTCAGAACTACCAGAACTACATATTAAGAG CTCTGGGGCAGATCATGCTGTATGTCGATGGGATGAACGGTGTCATCGGGCACGCTGAGACCATCCAATGGCTGTACACTCTGGTTGGCTCAAAG TTCCGTCTGGTGGTGAAAACCACTCTGAAGCTGCTGTTGGTGTTCGTCGAATACTCCGAGTCCAACGCCCCGCTGCTGATAGACGCCATCACCTCTGTGGAAACCAAGAGAG GGTGCAAGCCATGGTCCAATACGATGGAGATTCTGCATGAGAAGGACGGAGTggacacagagctgctggtctACGCCATGACCCTCATCAATAAG aCGCTTGCAGCGCTGCCCGATCAGGACTCGTTTTACGACATGGTCGATGGTCTGGAGGAACAAGGCATGGAGACAGTGACCCAAAGACATCTGGGGAGGAAAGGCACAGATCTGGACCTGGTTGAGCAGCTCAACATCTATGAG ATGTCCCTACAGCACGAAGATGGTGACGACGACAGCCAGCCTCCCCCGATTGGACGCCGGGACCGCCGGCGAGTCAGCGTCGGGGGCGGCGACAAAAGGTGCGGCCtcgagaggaggcggagccgcAGGGCCTCTCTCGGGCGGTCGGGTCAGGCCTCGCCCTGCAGCCCGGCGTCCCCGCAGAGGGCCGGCCTCCCGCCGTTCAACGGACAGAGAGCCGAGGACACGAGCGAGAG GCCGGCTCTGGGaggtcttctctcctcctcgtaCCGACAACACCAGGAGTCTCTGGCGGCCGAGCGAGAGCGCCGCCgagtggagagagaggagagactgcAGCGcatagagagagaggagaggaacaagCACAG CCGCGGCTACGTGGATAAGATGGAGGAGGCTCGGCATGCGCGGGAGGAGAG GTACAAGAACGTAGAGCGTCTGGCGGCGGAGGAGTACGAGCGGGAGCACGTGCGGGTGTCGAGGACTCGCCCTGACCTCGCCCTGACCTTTGAACCCGCGGAGGCCTGGCCCTCGTCATCGCGCAGCAGCACCCCGTCCTCCTTTGCCTCCCAGGAGGACGCGGAGGCTGACCTCGAAGCCGAAACCGCCGCCGCTGCCCCCTACGCGCCCTCCGAGAGAG CGGAGGCTGAGGAGTCCAGTGCAGAAGCAGAGGAAAAAGAAGccaccgaggaagaggaggaagaacagaaagaggaggaagcacAGGACGAGGCAGccacagagaaggaggaggaaggtgaacAGTCCGAGCGGGAagcggagaaggaggaggcggaggaggacagCGGCATCCTGAGCGACAAAGAGCGGCAGAATGAGGAAGTGAATGAGAAGGACAACTGCTCGGCCTCCAGCATCTCCTCGGCCAGCAGCActctggagagagaggagagggggagcaaTGACAACG GCTTCAAGGAGCCGGAGGTGAACGACCAGTGCAGCAAACTCCTCAACAGCAAGCTCTTCATGCTGGACATGCTGTTCTCCCAGAACAAGAAgcccagcgaggaggaggaggaggaggaagcagaggacgcggagaaggagaaggaggaaggagagggcgAGGAGGACAAAGAAGCCCAGCGGGCCGCCGGTGTGCAACCGGCCGGCGGCCAAGAGAGCAGGGACGACAAGCCGGAGCCCCACCGGACCATCCGGCCGTTCGTCGAGCGCTTCGGCGCGCTGATCAAGGACCTCGGCTCGGCCCCGCCTCACCCGGAGGTGGCGGCCCCcgaggcccctccccctcctcctcctcctccccctccccccccgcccaagAAGGAATCGGACACCATCTGGGACCAGCTCCTGGCCAGCCCTCGAGAGCTGCGCATCGGGGACATCAACTTCACCGACCTGACGGAGGACGACGACAAAGACATTCTGGATGCTGTTCTGATGGGAGGATGCGgcgaccacccccccccgccgccccctccgccgtgcctcccccgcctccctccgcccccgCCCGTGCTCGGCGgctgccccccgcccccgcccccgatTGGGATGATGCTGCCTCCTCAGGCTCCTTCCTTTGGCGCCCAAATGCCTCCTCCCCCGGAGCAGCCGCTCtttaataagaagaagaagacaatcaGGCTGTTCTGGAGCGAG GTGCGTCCGCAAGATTCTCAGTACCGGGACTACAAACGGAGGGGAGACACATTCTGGTCCAAACTGGAACCAGTGAAAATCGACACGGCCAAACTGGAACACCTGTTTGAGTCTAAATCAAAGGAAATACCAGTTACAAAG AAAACGGCAGCAGACGGCAAGCGCCAGGAGGTCATCGTTTTGGACTCCAAGAGGAGCAACGCCATCAACATCGGGCTGACGGTGCTGCCTCCTCCTCGCACGATCAAGACGGCCATCCTCAACTTTGACGAGTACGCCCTCAACAAGGAGGGCATAGAG AAAATCCTGACGATGATCcccacggaggaggagaagcagaagatcCAGGAAGCCCAGCTGGCCAACCCTGAGGTCCCGCTGGGCTCGGCGGAGCAGTTCCTGCTGACTCTGTCCTCCATCAGCGAGCTCTCTGCTCGGCTGCAACTCTGGGCCTTCAAGATGGACTACGAGGCAACGCAGAAG GAAGTTGCAGAGCCGCTGCAGGATCTGAAAGAGGGGATGGAACAGCTGGAGAAGAACAAGACCCTCCGCTACATCCTCTCCACGCTGCTCTCCATGGGGAACTTTCTCAATGGCACAAAC GCTAAGGGCTTCGAGATGACATATTTGGAGAAGGTCGCAGAGGTGAAGGACACGGTTCACAAGCAGTCGCTGCTGCATCACGCCTGCTCCGTGGTGGTGGAGAACTTCCCTCAGAGCACCGACCTCTACTCCGAGATCGGAGCCATCACGCGATCCGCAAAA GTGGATTTCGACCAGCTGCAGGAGAACCTGTGTCAAATGGAGCGCCGCTGCAAGGCATCCTGGGACCACCTGAAGGTGATCGCCAAGCACGAGATGAAGCCCCAGCTGAAGCAGAAGATGTCCGACTTCCTCAAGGACTGCGCTGAGAGGATTATCATCCTGAAGATTGTCCACCGCAGGATCATCAACAG GTTCCATTCGTTCCTGTTGTTCCTCGGTCACCCGGCCTACAGCGTGAGAGACGTCAGCGTCCACCGGTTCAGTAAAATCCTCAGTGAGTTTGCGCTGGAGTACCGCACCACCCGCGACCGCGTGCTTCAGCTGAAACAGAAACGGGCCGACCACCGCGAACGCAACAAGACCCGGGGGAAGATGATCATGGACGTCAACGCCCCT tctgatgatgaagaggagagtgAG TGCGGCCGGAACGTCTCCAGCGGATGCGCCGGCGGCCCGAGCGGCAgccaggaggcggagcctcttCGAGGCCTGGGCCACACCGAGGACGTCGCCGAGCACGAGCACATGAAAGCCGTGCTGAGGACGagcctcggcggcggcggcggcggcggcgccggcgacaaggAGGCCAGCGTGGTGCTGCCGGGGCTTCGGACGCGGACAAGGTCCCGGCCCGGACGGGGAG GTCGCAGCATGCCGGCACGGACTCCGCCTGTGGAGGACGCTCAGGTCTGCGGAGACGACTCTGCGGACGAGATCATGGAGCGGATAGTGCGGTCGGCCACTCAGGGTCCAGGAACCAGAGCCCAgcccagagagaggaggaggtccaGGGCCAACCGCAAGTCAC TGAGGCGGACCCTGAAGAGCGGCCTGACCCCAGAGGAAGCTCTCGCTTTAGGACTTTCCGATTCCCCGGAACCACAAATGTAA